In the genome of Vicia villosa cultivar HV-30 ecotype Madison, WI unplaced genomic scaffold, Vvil1.0 ctg.003360F_1_1, whole genome shotgun sequence, one region contains:
- the LOC131640882 gene encoding uncharacterized protein LOC131640882 produces MMWYKSLPDESITSWKRLGKLFSTHFTASRRHPKSEASLEAIIQGKDESLRAYMKRFNKEAVQVSTTAHMKKFLFERGPRPRSDFAKAVGIETPATLDEFFLKAQAYIQYEEKEAAHAARNSRQEENTKGARQDDSRRGTDKKKEDKGQDPKDYKVPAGKFREYTPLNASWERILNECANAEFQTGKVRFPKSMPVRPNMDRSKFCRFHKGHGHNREDCIHLKDAIEKLI; encoded by the coding sequence ATGATGTGGTACAAAAGTTTGCCCGATGAATCCATTACTTCATGGAAAAGGCTCGGAAAACTTTTCTCCACGCACTTCACGGCCTCCCGAAGACATCCGAAATCGGAAGCGTCATTAGAGGCCATCATCCAAGGAAAAGACGAATCCCTTCGGGCCTACATGAAaaggttcaacaaagaggccgtgCAGGTATCCACGACAGCCCACATGAAAAAGTTTCTGTTCGAGCGGGGTCCCCGGCCACGCTCGGACTTCGCCAAAGCCGTCGGGATCGAAACGCCTGCCACCTTGGACGAATTCTTTCTCAAGGCTCAAGCGTACATACAGTATGAAGAGAAAGAGGCGGCTCACGCAGCCCGCAACTCTAGACAAGAGGAGAACACCAAAGGTGCTCGTCAAGACGACTCCCGCCGAGGAACTGACAAGAAAAAAGAAGACAAAGGTCAGGACCCGAAGGACTACAAAGTGCCAGCAGGGAAGTTTCGGGAGTACACCCCGCTAAACGCATCCTGGGAACGCATCTTGAACGAATGCGCAAACGCAGAATTCCAAACGGGAAAAGTCCGCTTCCCAAAATCAATGCCCGTTCGGCCGAACATGGACAGATCAAAGTTCTGCCGGTTCCACAAAGGCCACGGGCACAACAGAGAAGACTGCATCCACCTGAAAGACGCAATAGAGAAACTAATCTGA